The genome window TCGTGGGGAACAGAAGGGGAACGACGGGCCTGAATCTTGAGCGCCAGAGCGGCGGAGAAAGTTTCCGCAAATCGCGCTGAGGGAATCCTCACGTGGTCGGCTTAACTAAGGGAGGTGAACCGTGGAGCTCCAGATCGTATCGATCGAAAAACCAGACCAGGTGAATGTGGTGCTGGGGATGGCGCACTTCATCAAGACCGTGGAGGATGTTCACGAAGCGCTGGTCAACGCCGTGCCGGGAATCAAATTCGGGTTTGCCTTCTGCGAATCTTCCGGGCCGCGTCTGGTGCGCCTGACGGGCACCGACCCGGATCTGGTCGAGGTGGCCAAGAAGAACGCCCTCGCCGTCGGCGCCGGCCACTTTTTCGTCCTCGCTCTCGGCAACGTGTACCCGATCAATATCCTCCGCGCCCTGTGGACCGTGCCGGAAATGGTCCGGCTCTTTTGCGCCACCGCCAACCCCGTACAGGTCATCGTAGCCCAGACGGATCAAGGACGTGCGGTCCTGGGCGTCGTGGATGGGCAACCGCCACTCGGCGTCGAAACCGAGAAAGACGCCCAGGAGCGGAAGGAATTTCTCCGCAAGATCGGCTACAAGCTTTGAGACAGATTGCGCCCCTTTTCCCGTTCGGAAAAGGCCAGTTGAGGGCGATGGCGAGCCCCCCTGCAACCCCTCTCTGCGGCTGAGGGACCAGACTCGGGATCCGGAACCCAACCGCTCCGGGAAGCGGAAGCGATCTGCGTCGGGAAGGAAAACGCCTCCCTCTGGTCCCGAGGGTATCCCCTGTGCGTTCCGTCCGCGGGCGCGATCGCCGTATTTCCGGCACGGGCGAGGGGATGACCTGCCCCCTCACCCGTCCGAGGGATCTGGCAAGCCCGGCAGTCTCCGAAAGCGCTCTTGTGGGGCCGCTCGCGGGAAAAGTTGACCCCGATCTTGTCCAAGGCTTCCCCAGGCCCCCTCAGCGCCTGGCCACCTCGCAAGAAGATCAGAAGCGGAACTGGATGGTCATCTCCCTTTCCACCGACACCGCCCGCATCACCTGGACGAGGTTGTTCCCCAGCAGCCCCTCGACTTCCTCCCGCTTCCAGCCCAGCCGCAGGAGTTCGTGGGCGATGGGCCGTGCCAGCCGTACCAGTTGCGGGCTCGTGAAGTGGGGGTAGAGGCCCAAGTGGTCCGCTTTGAGCTTGTCCCTAAGTGAGTGAAGCCTTTGGGCGATCTCCTCGGCCTTCTCCCGCGGGCAGTACGGCACAAGGAGAAGACCACCGTTTCGGGCCATCGCCTGAAGGAAATCCTCGCTCCAGTTCCCCTCCATTCCTGCCACCACGACAGGCTTCTTGGTTGTTGCCAGGAGGGACTGGGCAACTCCCGGGCTTGGATCCTCCAAGAGAATCAGGAGACCGGTTTCGTTGGCCAGGCGAACGGCTTCTCGTCCCTGTTCTGTGAGTTGGCTTCCGTCGGTCCATACGCCGTCACTGTCGCCCAATACCAGAACTCGATAATCCAGCCTTGCCAGATTGCGCAGGATGGCGGTATCCCAGGCAATGTCCTGTCCGCGCACGCCGAGGAGCAACTCGAGGCTCCCCCGATACGAGGCCATCCGCAGTTCCGAGGGGTTCGTCGCGATGTCGAAGTCCTCCTGTCGGTCGTCCACCACGCGCAGGCTATCCGCCGCCCGGAGGATGGCTTCCAGCTTCTCGGCACGCGACCCTTCCTTCGAGACTTTGGGCACGAGCAGGGCGATGTCGATGTGGTGCTTGCTCAGGGTATCGAGTCCCGCCTGGATGGCCAACGGCTGCAGGTAGGCGAGAGCCGCGTGGCGGAAAACGAACTCGGCCTCGCGCGCTGGCTCAAGAAGCGCCGCGGGTGTGTTCGCCAGGGCGAGGACGGCGCGATAGGTGATTTCACCCGTCACCTGACAGACCTCGGGCTGGATCTTGTCCCAATCGTCCGATGGCTGGTGGTAGTCGGGGTGATCGCCGGAGGTCAGGAGGAAGAAGGCAGGGACTCCGCGCACCAAGAAGGGTGTGTGATCGCTGCCGCCCGGACCACCTCGCTGCGGTTCCGCACTTTTCCTCAGGCTGTCCCCCAGTGCCTCCTCCATGATCTGCCAGACCCTCGGACCGTAATATTTCCCGCTGAAACGGACCTTGCCGTTGCCCCGGCCGACCATATCCAGATTCAGGTAGGCGACGGTACGCTCGAGGGGCCAGATGGGGTGAGCGGCGTAGTGGCTCGAGCCAAGGAGACCGAGTTCTTCGCCTGTCCACCCGGCGAAGATCACCGTGCGGCGGGGCTTGATCCGATTGGCGGCCATCACGCGGGCCACCTCCATTACTGTGGCGATGCCCGAGGCATTATCGTCCGCCCCATTGTACACCGTGCCCCGGAAGTCCACCCCGAGGTGATCCAGGTGCCCGCCGATGAGAACGTATTCGTCGCGCAGCTTCCTGTCCGTACCCGGGATCATGGCCAGAACATTGCGGGCCGGTCGCTTGGGATCAAAGGTGGCGTCGATTTTCAGATGCGCCTCCACGCCGGTGGAGAAGCTGCTGCCCTTGCCGCCCCGCAGAAGCTGCGAGATCTCCTGCTCGCTTTTTCCGGCCGTCTTCAGGATGAAGCTGGCCACGCGGGCATCGACAGCCATGGCGAGGAAATTCGCATCGTAGGCGGAGGCTCCCAGTCGTCCCCGAGGTCGCACGGCTCTACCCTCCGAAGGAGGGCTGAAA of candidate division KSB1 bacterium contains these proteins:
- a CDS encoding adenosine-specific kinase; protein product: MELQIVSIEKPDQVNVVLGMAHFIKTVEDVHEALVNAVPGIKFGFAFCESSGPRLVRLTGTDPDLVEVAKKNALAVGAGHFFVLALGNVYPINILRALWTVPEMVRLFCATANPVQVIVAQTDQGRAVLGVVDGQPPLGVETEKDAQERKEFLRKIGYKL
- a CDS encoding M20/M25/M40 family metallo-hydrolase yields the protein MRRGCVRVLMAVAALAVAHTGLVASRAEVVNGDSILSYIRVLASDHFLGRGTGTEGGAMAEDFVAAKFRQWGLKPAGDKGTFFQTYTIPFFRLESEPVLEAGGRKFVYEEDFEVLRYSGSGELRAEVVFVGQGVVDSAGQRDDYQGVDVRGKIVLVAREAPREGAMPAMEQASDSLRAAIAKAKGARGMLVFSPPSEGRAVRPRGRLGASAYDANFLAMAVDARVASFILKTAGKSEQEISQLLRGGKGSSFSTGVEAHLKIDATFDPKRPARNVLAMIPGTDRKLRDEYVLIGGHLDHLGVDFRGTVYNGADDNASGIATVMEVARVMAANRIKPRRTVIFAGWTGEELGLLGSSHYAAHPIWPLERTVAYLNLDMVGRGNGKVRFSGKYYGPRVWQIMEEALGDSLRKSAEPQRGGPGGSDHTPFLVRGVPAFFLLTSGDHPDYHQPSDDWDKIQPEVCQVTGEITYRAVLALANTPAALLEPAREAEFVFRHAALAYLQPLAIQAGLDTLSKHHIDIALLVPKVSKEGSRAEKLEAILRAADSLRVVDDRQEDFDIATNPSELRMASYRGSLELLLGVRGQDIAWDTAILRNLARLDYRVLVLGDSDGVWTDGSQLTEQGREAVRLANETGLLILLEDPSPGVAQSLLATTKKPVVVAGMEGNWSEDFLQAMARNGGLLLVPYCPREKAEEIAQRLHSLRDKLKADHLGLYPHFTSPQLVRLARPIAHELLRLGWKREEVEGLLGNNLVQVMRAVSVEREMTIQFRF